Within the Gossypium raimondii isolate GPD5lz chromosome 12, ASM2569854v1, whole genome shotgun sequence genome, the region GGAATCGGGTCAGTTATTGTGGGCTAAATGGTCCCCATCTCAATGATAAACTTCCATAGGATACATTGTGTGCGATGGTTATGGGCTTTGCATCTTGGCCCATGACACTAGCCCAACGCTAAGGGCTAGTTTAGCAATGTTTTtgagaagtacttttgaaaagtttgatttaaaagttgagtgtttagcattgctgtcaaaaagtgcttttgagaaataaaatgttcattttagacatgttattattaagtaagaaatatacatttaaataatatttaaattagttaatattattatattttagtaagaatataaaaaattattataacttgttgttaatattttaaaatatgaaatataaattttaaatgtttttaagcaataaatattaattatttataaattttaattagaatatataaactatattttaaatatttaaatataactattaaatatttgtaatttatattttaaaaatatttttatttttaattaatgatttttaacacatttgtaattaagcataaaaaaaaggaaaaatactaTATTActggaggggtgaaaaagtaattaggtaccaaaagtgcttttgggagaggaaaagttaaaatttcagcttttcctttcaaaagtgcttttgaaaatcacttttaaaaagtcaaaaatttcaGTCAAAAGTGCTTTTTTTAAGCACTACTAAATAGGCCCTAAGTCACCAAGATGTAAAAGAAAATGCGTCTCATGGAAAAGCAACTCCTGGTTCAGCAACACCAGCTCTAGGAATAGCAAGAGCACCAACATCTATTGGACCTGCAAAATACTCATAATGCACAACTGATTGCAGAATTGCGTATAACTAAAGATGCCGACTTACCCCTTCTGCTACATCTAGAAGGCTCAGCTCAATCCACTGTTCGTAGGAATGGAAAGGAGCATAATGATGAAGTTATGCACGAGCCTCAAGGGGTTCAGAACAAAGTTGCTTCCGCTGATGAGCAAATTGCAACCTTAGGCTGGAGTTGCTACAAGAGACCAAGGATTCTAAATCCAGTAAAGTTTCTTGGAGCTATGCCAACGAACCCTTAGCCCTATTTGTCTTAACCCACAACCTTTCTACCTCTTTTAAGTTCCCTAAGTTGTACTACAATGGTGTGAGTGACCCAGAAGACCACCTTGCCCACTACAGCAACCATATGAACATATTTGGAGCCTCCGATGTAGTAAAATGCAGAGCTTTTTCCATGACCCTCTCCAACACTGCTCAACAGTGGTACCTATCACTCCCTCGAGGATCCATCAGTAACTTTGATCAACCAATCGTGTTATTAATGAGTAGATTTTTTCccacttttttcaatttaatccttttatacttttaatttctcaCTTTTCCCCAATACTTTTTGCATTCTTGCGATTTAGTTGATACTTTAGATTTATTTCTCTTAATACACaagtctttttaaattttaaaaatgtttttaggATGTTACACAGACATAAAAGCAATTAATATATCTGAGtatgaaatgagaaaatgaaattgttcaTATGATATGCTTTAATTCATATGTAACTGATATAGCATTATAGTTAACTTCAAATGTTGATATGTAACATGAAACTAAGCATGAAAGCATGATACAAATGTAAATATGGTTTAAGCTGTTGTTGACTTTCATATTAAATGTAcatatgtttattttggttataattgATTACTTGTTCGAATCATGATAGCATCACTGAGCTCTATTGCTTAGTGTACGGTTTGTTTATTTATGTGCACAGGTAACGTTAGACCTCGAGGACCTGAGAAGTACAACAACATTTAGAACTCAATTCTCGACTCAGCAAAATTTGTATAACTTTTAATATGTCTTGTAGCAAAATGGTATGTGCCTAACAACATAATTAGTCTTTGAacttattttgatgttttgggtGCTTACCATGTTAATGGCTTGTATATTGAATGTGATCATACATGTATGGTGATGtgaatatatgttataattagGGATATGAtgatatgcatgtttaatttgccATGTTTATACATGTTTGAGAAGTTGTTTGCATGCCAATTAAATGGATTTGATGcatgaatttagtaataatgAGTACATGTTTGTGAATATGTGATTTTTAAGTGTTGAATATGCTTGAAATGGTGTTTTAAACTAGCTTTTAGTGTTCTATAGTATGTTGAAATGAATTGGTGTTGTTTTGGATCAAACTAAGTGAATTTTTGGGTCATTTTAGGGTCCTGGCAAACTTCTACCGATACAAGTGGTCAAAAGTATCAATACAAGTAAATCAACAGcaaaaaattgaatagaatagtaACACCCAAAAGCATCATTAAAAGTACCCTATGTACCAATACAACAGGTCCAAATAGAGGTCTCTCCCTTGTTTTGACCTCCAAAGACCTGAACTCAATCATGATCATTTCCGAACACCTAAAATTCgattaaaaatcttttaaaggTGTTTAATTTGActtgaacttgattttaatCTATATGAATGTTTtgtaaattatgataaaagtaCACACTATGTTGACGTTGAATGGGAActagttttatttgttttaattaatatccTCGAACttgttttcatgaaattataaaatatttgaatgttttaacttgtctatatttgaaataattattttgtataataTGGTTAATGCTTGATGTTTGAgttgaatttaaaagaaaggTTAATCCTAGTTGCTTCGACAACGAATGTAGTGTTTTTCATTCGGATCCGACAACCGGGTCGGGTGTGGGGTGCTacaaatctcaaaactatacataattttttttgtctaatatGCAATGTTACACATGAACCttgattttatgcaattttatacataaaattttatttaatccaaaaaatttattaacacaattatcgatgtatcattattttaattttacatattacatacacaaatacttatatttatataaaataaaaataaatggatgtatatatttatttaaacgtgtacaattgaattgaaattaaagtttcacatatacattttgaaacaaaaccACAAATTCCGATATATAATGAcaccaaaacaaaatttatatatcaaattacacattaaattaaagttcacgtgtacttttactatttatcccaaataattattatatttttaatctccAATTAGAGCTAACCCAACATCGAGTAAATGGATTGATAGTGACCCAGCAAAACTGGATGAGGCCCGGTTGTCCATGCGTCGCCCCGTAAGCCCAATTGTCTGGTATTTTGGTAATTCCCGGCTACAAGATTGAAACTACTGAAAGAGTCTTTTCATCACTTCTCTGCACaattaaattggaaattttacaGTATATAATCCATTTTGATCGAGCGGACAAGAGAGGTAGAAAAATAGTGTGATGGCATCCGGGTGGGGAATCAACGGTAACAAAGGCAGGTGCTACGATTTCTGGGTCGACTTCAGCGAGTGCATGTCCCGTTGCAGAGAGCCCAAGGACTGTGGACTTCTCCGTGAAGATTATCTCGAGTGCCTCCACCATTCTAAAGAGGTAATTATTTCCCCttctttaagttttaattttatttcctttcgaTTAGATTCCAGatttatggattttattttatttttcccatttaaatgttcccaaaaccctaattctttTTGTACTCTCGCCAATGAAGTGTCTAATTAGTTCTTGATCCATTTAGCTATAATTATTCTGGAGTTGACGCGTTTCTTATGAGATAGATtaactctctttttttgtttattgaATTTCGTGCTTTGTTCTTGGGCTTCACTGAATTTCACGACTTGACGGTCGTCCTCAAGCTCGTAAGGGGTTGGAATTGGTTCAGTTAGTTTCTTTTGAGGATTTTTTGCAAATGAGAACGTTGCATTGATTTTTTCCAATCGTAATTTCGCATCCAAGCCACTGCTGTCCGTTGCATGCTTAGATTCtaagttggaaaaaaaaaagaattggatTTATCTCGATGATCCCATTTCAGCTTATGAATCAAGTATTAATATTAATGCTTTTTTATGTTCTAGGCTCCGTTTACCATTGAGGTTGAAAAGAGTTTTTCAACTCAAACTATGATTTCAAGCTAAAAGCAATGCTAGGAGCTTTTCAAACCATACCATGTTTTAGAATTGAGATTTTAACCCAAGCTAACAAgtcaagaattttagcttttcgcttttgcaaaagtgcttttggctgaaattACTTTCTTAGCCTCATTAAAGCACTTTTACTAAGCTTTTTTCCACATCAATAGTAAACTGGCCCTTAGGCTTTGGCAGagtagaaagaaaattgaagggATAGAAAACTAGATGTTATCATCGACTATAATTATCTAACAGTTAAAGTACAGTTGATATAGTTGAGGCGCAATCAAAATATGGTTTTTGGGGATGGAATTTGTGGCATCAGCCAATAGGGTTTATCGTTTTTCTAATTTCTTCTCTAGCAGAATGTGAGAGATTACCTTTTGATTTGAAGGATGGAAAACATAATTTTCCTTTCCATAGGTGTGCTTGGtaggaaagatggaaaaatgggAAGAAATGTCAACAATTGCTTGGTAGAGTTGAAAAATGAAAggatagaaaataaaacatttgaaaaatgcataattttgaactaGCATACACCTCTCCCTCATTTTCTCCTCTCATCTTTCCAATTTGGAAGGGTTGATTTTAATGCATTAGGATGAAAAATGATCatctcttctattttctttcctctcacttTCCTTTCCAATCAAGCACAtgcaaaattcatttttttcccaCTTTTCCACTTCCTCCTCCCATCCCTCCACTTTTCCACCCAACCAAGCACACCCTTTGTTCTGCTGCTGGGACCAGATCATCCAGTTATAGATAGCTTCATTAGTTTGAGAAGTCTTTTACCTCTAGGTGGTGTTTGGTATCATGCTATCTCTTTGAAGTTAAGGTTGACCTATTCACTGTGTTTGTTAGGAACTTAGGGATCTTATATGACGATAGCTTTATGTCACGAGGATGATAAGATCAATGCTTTATGGTCGATCTGAATCCCATCAAAAGCAGTGGGAAAATTATCATCTCCTAGCCACTGCACTGAGGTTATGGTCTTTGAAATTATAGGAAAAATTTACCCACCAGATATGTTTCTGGCTAAAGTTTTATTGTTTATAAGCAAATATTccattttaattgttttatgcaagaaaacttatGTGATATTTAAATGTCAACATGTTGATGACCATTTCGAATTGTACTCATCAAGATTTGGTTCGTACTTcataattttctatataaatgaattcttatttattactgtttcattcaataaaatttgattaatacaAAGATGTGGCACATGGTAGAATGATAAATTCTGGATTGTTGAATTGCTAATGTATGTATGTTGTTGTAAATTGATAATGCAAGTTTTTCCACTCATACTGCCGCTGGTATCCAAGAAACATAGAGTGTGTCATTCAAAAGGTATTAAAGCTACAATGCCAAGCATCTGAATCAATATAGCTGTGACATTGAGGCAGTTTTAGGGAATTTAATGGAACTTTTTATTCGTAAAGTTTTACGAGTTTACTGGAATTTGCTTGCAGTTTTGCTTAAAAGATGTCAATTTTCTGTAACCTACGAAACAGTCACAAGATGAAAACGATTTCAAGTGTGTGATTTATTGTGGAAAACTCTAATACATTCTCCATCAAATGgtattttaatggtttttacaGGAGCAACTAGTCTGAATGCATAATCACGAAGGATAAATGAGCTTGTGATTATTTAGTTTATCTTACCTTTTATCATTCTCTACTCCAAAAACCAAGTTAGATGTTAACTTAGGTCAATGGCaaagaaaatttcatattacttagcattataatttgaatgtagatattttgttttaatccCATGATCCATATGGATGTTTGATTTAATTGGTGCTGGGATCCATTTCATATACTGACATTCATTGTGGCCAATCTTGATAACAATGGCAGTTTCAACGAAGGAATCGAATTTATAAGGAGGAGCAACGTAAATTAAGAGCTGCCGCACGAAAAGACAAGGAAGGCGAAAATGGTGTTCATCATCATGCATAGTCAGAATTTGTGATCCTTTAATtttccaataataataatgcatgGAGATTGTTGTATTTATGTTGGGATTGGTATTTTAACTCTTTGCTAAATTACCTTTTGGTTTCCCTTTCATTGGAGTGGACATTGTTGTTTTCAGCCTGTGGCTGTGGGAGCAAAGTTAAATTGGGGTGAGCGAAacttttttactcaaaaaatttttgaattttgaattaatcgaatagaattattttactttttcgagtttgaatcgagttaaattttacaatttgaataattcaaataactcaaataGCAGATTAGTGTAAATACACATttggttttataaattttgaaaatgagtaaattaatttttaacaaaattataaaaaattaaataattttaaaattcaaagtatttataagatttatatttttaaaaaattatagaaattttaaaatgttataaaatctaaactaaatataaaaaattaaaacaataattgttTGGGATTTAatcaagtaaattaattataattattagagTTATTCGGTTTAGcgtttttatttcctttttaagttttatgttttcgaTAGTgtctttattcaaaataaaataaaataatgattatgTTTTCTCTTGTCTCTGCATTGTTtgtaacttttatgttttattttttcttttatattatatattttgaaaatgaaatatgtaaaatattttttgaaaaaaatcctaattttttcaaatatattattttactacttttatatCATGGTAaacgaaaatattttatattaaaaattataaaatatattaataaaatacttattaaTGGAATGACAATagtttttatatgaaatttgttggtcttgtgtttaatttttaaataatattttttagttgttttatttgaagattatacaaaactatgaaaatatgaaaatattcttacaataatattaattacaCCTTAAAATAAgtgtattttagtaatttcataGTTAAGTTAATGTCAAGTTGACTCGTGACATCAACTCGGTCATCTATTTTACACATAGTATAGATAAATTATATGCCAAATTTTGTTTGAGctttatcatataaaatattttcataccAACAAGTGTAAGTGTAGTGATAAAATACATTATACTCctaagaagaaaacaaagattCAAATCTTGAAAAATACGTTGTTGGGAAGTAAAATCACGAATCTTGAACATGGACCATAATACGGGTATggaaaaatactttaaaaattcattctatttttaattaaaactttagcATTAATCtattaaactaatattcttttcccaagaaaatggaaattaagattatatttttaaaataaactttgaaaataatttattaagttatgaaaaaaaaaattgagttattaGATTTTTTcccataaattattttatggactaTTCCACCATATTATTCAtggtcattttttaattatttaatgatatttcaacaatttttttccatgtcatcgacatataattttagtaatatttttacCTTAAATCCTGAACCTCGAACCTTGAACACTAAACCTCAAACCCGAATTATAAACCCAAAATCTTAAACGTCGAAGGGGGTTTAAGGTTTGGATTTAATGGCTCAAATTTGTGGTTTATGATTCGGGGTTTGAGGGTTGAGTTCGTGTTTAGAGTTTTGAGTTCGAGGTTTAGCATTCAGGGTAAAAGaataccaaaattatatattaatgacatgaaaaaaattattgaaatgtcattaaataattgaaaagaaacTATAAATGATGTGGTCGGAagggtccataaaataatttccgTTAAAGACAAATGAATTTCATAagtaatattttgaattaaaaaaaattatctaccaaaataatgaaatgtttaGTTATTGATATGATTGTTACAGGCATTTTAATATTGTCGTACTAAATAGGTTTTTcttcatattatattattacactAATCAACCAATTCATTGACGCTTTATTAAAGAAGATAGTAATGAAATAAGATTGGACGCTGAAGGAGGTGGGTTTTCCTTCAAAAATTGTATCCATGGTTACACGTTAAACCATAAATAAAAGGGATAATGTTACACTTGGTGCATGagcttttataaaatattcaatgtggTACCTAAATTATCATTTGGTACTTttactttcataaaatatccAATGTGGCACTTGAACTATCAATTTATGTATCATTTAGTACATGTACTTGCATAAAGTGTCCAATGTGATATTTATACTTGGAAAATGTTTAATGTGGTATTTGAACTATCAATCATGTATTATTATGGTACTTGGAATTAACACTCATAGTAAACGCTAAAATTAATCAATGAAAATTCAACACGtgtatttattttcaaatcaataatTCCACattgataatataataatatgtgaaaagataaataaataaaaagtaaattaaattaaattaaaaaacttgattcaaattcttaaaaccctaaaatttaactttaaaacctaaacaacatgaatttaacataaaaaataaatttattcaaattcttaaaaaccctaaaatttccaaaatttcccCAAATTTATATCTCTTACTTGACTTATTGAGCTTGAATGGGAGGTTGAATAACTTGATTTCgattatcatttcaaatttttttgtatttatcttTTCACATAATACTTTATTATCCATGTGGAATTAATGATTCGGAAAAATCCACATGTTAGATTTTCATTGGTTGGTTTAGCATTTACTAAGGGTGTTAACTCCAAATACCATAATAATACACATATTGATAGTTCAAGTACCACcttgaatattttcaaagtaTAAGTATCATGTTGGACATTTCATGAAAGTACAAACCTTAAATAATACACAAAGTGATAGTTTAAGTACCACATTAGACATTTTCAAAGTACAAGTACCACATTAGACATGTAATGAAAGTACAGtaccaaataatatacaaattgaTGGTTCAAGTACGGCATTAGACATTTTAAGGTACATATACCACATTggatattttatgaaagtatAGGTACCAAATGTGACATTAtctctaaatttaataattgaaggtataatgtcaaatttaaccCTCGACATTTACATCATTTGTCAATTTAGCTCTTATAATTTTTCAACTAAATTAAACCTTCAACTTTTTAAAATGAGTAGAATTTGACCATCAATCTTTTAAAAGGAATCTAGTtgttatttttaacttaaatgtTGACTAAAACCTTTTTAAACACGGGTAGTTTACATGGCAAGCCCTatgtactttattttttttctaaattttgtgattttttatttttaaaatattttataattttaaattatttgttaacgTGATATATAAGACAAGTAGTACCGTATCAATATAAAATTCTCATGGACTGTTATGTGGGTCAAATTGAACCCAaaaataaggaccaaattgacaaataaTGTTAATGTTAAGGGCTAATCTTGATATATTgcctaaattttatatatatatatatatatatatatatatatatatatatatatatataaaacaagaaagaaacaaacgaTTGGGATCCTGTAAATCTCGATGGATGATAAAATACTACTACTATGGGtcctttatattttctttaggGGGAGGGGAACTAAGGGTGAAATTACTTGCCAACTCCCTCTATAATAGAGATcgatcaaattagtccttctattattaaataaatcaatttagtatttgtactattaaaaaaatcaaacaagaCCAAATTCTATTAGAGTTAACATAAACTGTTTAAGAAATGACATAAAACTTATTAGCTTTTCATTTGCAAAATCTATACAACTTTTGAAATATTAACTCTGTTAAATAGTATCtgacattatttttaaacaataaatgttaattCTATTGAAATTGGTcgtatttgattctttttaatagtataatgactcaattgattcatttaatagtatgaggattaatttaataaagggACCTTTGACGAAAATTTACCCATAACTAAGTGGTCCAATATGCTGAGCTCACAGTCTCACCGCCACCAGATTCTTTGGCAAATGCAGCACCCGCCCACCACTTTCCTCATCTTCCCCCCAAATCATTTTAAAagcaaaatggaaaatttttatatattttttcccaTCTCTGAAATCCCAGAATTCAATCATTTTTAGCTCAAAAACCCACTTTTTTTCCCCCTTTCCTTTTAATATATAGTCTTTACCTGAGAAACTACAAGGTTCACcagccccccccccccccacatTCAAAATGACGGAGACGCCGTTCTCAAAACTCTCCGACGACGTCGTTCTTAACATCTTCTCCAAGCTCGAACATCACCCCAAGAGCTGGGCTTGTCTCGCTTGTGTCTGCACCAAATTCTCTTCTCTCATTCACAACACCTGCTTCAAACAAAAATGCTTCAAAACCATCCCCGCCGTTTGCGCCGGTCTCCTCTCCTCTTCCTCCGTCCCTCCCGGCGGTTGGTCCTCCCTCCATAAGCTCTCCGTCTGCTGTCCTGGCCTCCATCACGCTGGCGTCCTTCTCGACCACTCCGATTTTGGCTTCGCACGTGAGATTGGCCCCGAGGTGAAATATCCCAAGCTAGCTAATTCCCAATTCTCCCCGCCGCCCACCGAGCCTTGGTCCAGCAAAGTGGAAGGGAATCCGAATCCGGATCCGGAAAATAACGCTCCCGGGTCCGATTGTTCATGGTCGCTTTTCGATGATCTATGTTACGACACCGTTTCAAACCCGTCCGAGTCGATAGACGGTTATAAAGTAGAAAGAATTGACAACAGAGACATAAAAACCGGGCGTGAATTTCTCGTTTGTAAAAGGAGGAAACTATCTAGACCGCTTAGATCCCATCTAGCAGACGGCGTTTGGAACTTAAGCCGAGAACAGGGCAACAAGT harbors:
- the LOC105764118 gene encoding NADH dehydrogenase [ubiquinone] iron-sulfur protein 5-B, encoding MASGWGINGNKGRCYDFWVDFSECMSRCREPKDCGLLREDYLECLHHSKEFQRRNRIYKEEQRKLRAAARKDKEGENGVHHHA
- the LOC105764119 gene encoding phytochrome A-associated F-box protein, coding for MTETPFSKLSDDVVLNIFSKLEHHPKSWACLACVCTKFSSLIHNTCFKQKCFKTIPAVCAGLLSSSSVPPGGWSSLHKLSVCCPGLHHAGVLLDHSDFGFAREIGPEVKYPKLANSQFSPPPTEPWSSKVEGNPNPDPENNAPGSDCSWSLFDDLCYDTVSNPSESIDGYKVERIDNRDIKTGREFLVCKRRKLSRPLRSHLADGVWNLSREQGNKLLASRFRGDCLYICDWPGCIHMEEKRNYMLFRGVFNDFKKSRVWRTINDGNRRKIDLSCAFCSCKQTWDLHSAFCLRRVFGYHDDGEPVVRAYVCENGHVSGAWTDLPLYT